GGTAGAACTGATCTCCTATCCATGCTGTTTGCCACCAGAACCGAGTTGAAGCCCTGAACCTGTagagaatcgtagaatcaccaagattggaaaagagctccgaggtcacctagtccagccacccacctaccaccaatatctcCCCACTAAACCAGATCCCTTAGTACAATATCTAAACGCTTCTTGAACACATCTAGATGTTGTACTTAGTTTATTTATGCTTGCAAGAAGATACTTAAACGTGAAATAGTTGTAATGGTGTAAATAGTAGTATGATAACATATAATGGAAGAAAGATCTTTGATATTGATAAAACACGACAATCTGGTGTGTAGTAGGTCATATGCTAAGAATAAATTCAGCTTTACATAAGAATGTGGTTCCCCCAAAGCTGGAAATGGTGTTACTGGGTAGAAGGGGCTTGTTGTTGGAGGTTTTATCACTAACTTCTCCATAGGTTCTCTGATGAATATGAATAATACTGTTCACCAGAAAACATAACggcttttcatttctctggatTTCAGCAAGTGTGGAACTAAGAATTTGCTCAGATTGAATTTGACACAAGCAAACCTTATttgaacaggtttttttttgtcctgtaaAGATCATTGTACTCCTTGTTACTGACACTGTGTTATGCCATGCTGTAAGAGCAGCCACTTGTGATCCTAGCAGAGGTGTGCTGCCAGTGTAGAAGCTTTGTCATGCTACACTTCTAAGTAATGTGGAGCTCCATAGCATTTTGCATTATTCATGGCAAGCCTGTTAATTGTCAACTCTGTGTATTTTTGTCACAAATAAAGGCTTGAAATGTTGAGCTTCAAATCACTGTGGAAGGTATGAGAGTGCATTATCATTGCTGGCACTTGGTACTGTCCACTGTGTCGCTCTGTTACAATAGCTTGCTGGAATGGAGTTTTGTTGCATTTGAATGCAGATGAAGCAAGAGCAGTGCAGGTCGAAGGTTAAgactcaggaaaaaaacatttcagtgtgtACTTTCAGGAAGTACTTTATTGAGCAGTAGTGCTCATGAAATCAGCTACGATATATTATCTCTGAAAGTGCTGGAGCAATTCCAGATATATGTGTGGTTTGTGAGAAGtactccttgagagcagctctgccaagGGGTCCCGgcagatgaaaaacttaatgtgagccagcagtgtgcgattgcagcccagaaggccaccagtaacctgggctgcatcaaatgggggtggcactggggtggGAGAGCTGATTGTagccctctgctctgagctggtgaGGCCCCATtggaagtactgcatccaggtctggggcccccagctcAGGAGAGATGTGGAGCCACAAGGATGAccagagggatggagcacctctcctgggaagacaggctgagggagcgGAGCTTGTTCTGCCTGGAGGGCTCTCTGGGCCCAATGCGTAATGGGAACTTTTCAGCAGGACTGAAATCAGCTTTCTACgtgggtagatagtgataggacaaggaggaatggtttttaactgaaaaaggGGAGATTTTTATACTGAGAGGgggatgaggtgctggaacaggctgcccagaggagttgtggatgtcccgtccttggaggtgttgaAGGCCAGAttggctggggccctgggcaacctgatctagtgtctgatttagtggttggcaaccctggccatggcaggggagttggaactagatgatctttgaggtcacTTCTAACtcaaggcattctgtgattctatgatgatctCTTTGCATGTTACTGCTGGTGACTAGTTCTAAAATTTACTTGGCTGAAAGTACTGGTGTAATTTATAGTTAATTTATTCTCTGTcttaaaaagataaacattaGCTGATCTTGTATGTTATCCAATTATAGTCTCCTTCTAGAAAAAAGCAAGCTAAGTATTTGTCTATTAGCAGAACATAAAGTAGAATGTACAGCCTGATAGACAGTGTGTCAATATACGACTGTTCAAGTGCAATATTTATTGCCTGTCACCACAAATATATTTGATCTCCACAAACGTTTCTGTGAAAAAGCAGATGCCTACAAATGTCAGTCATTCATCATCTTTGGGTAAGCTGTTGACTTACCCTCCGTGTCACTTTATCTCTTCAGCACGGTAAGGAGCGCCTGCTTTCTGTCCTTCAAGCAATTCCAGTTtaagctgaaagcagaaagctctgcttgaaaaaggcagaacttgggaaatgtttgtttaaaacCTTTGTGCTGTGTGGCATTAAGGTGTTAATCTAGTTCAGGAAATAATTGAATTCATAGTTCTTGCTGTATATATGGCTTTTTACAAAGACAATTTGTTataagttttaaaatgctgttcttttctaTGGTGCTGGGTTGGGAGATGACCACGATTAAGAAGataatttccaaaatattaaCACTGAAACACTTTCAAACCTTAATTTGTAATTGTTTGaatttttggttttaatttcctGATTTAATTTCAGATTACAGAAGACTTCTTGGCAACGTATCACGCTAACTATGGCTTCAATGCAGATGAAACGGATAGTTCATCTGCTTCTGGCACAGCAACTGAAAACAAGCTGCCACTGAGTTCTAAGACATCAGAAACACAACCATCAGCAAATGAGAAAGGACCAAAACAAACagatccaaaacaaaaaacagaaaaacgAAAACTTGAGCCGGGTAAGTGATAAAGAGTTTATTTCTATGTAGGCTTCAACCTGCATAGCACTAAGTGGAAACTGTCCATTGTTCAGTGTTACCATGAAGAGCAAATATATGTGCCattctgaaatttttcaaaatgatttaaagCTTGTATGATACTTCACAGGTATCTCTGTAAGACTGTatgcaaagtgaaaaataagaaaactcaAGTATGTCTGGGGCTTCTCCTGTGGATAACCATAAACCTCTTTGAAACCTGAGGAAatgtgaaaatcagaaatgtattACTGTGTGATTCCATGTTTAATATATTGCTGTGACTGAATTCAaactgttgggttttttttgttttttttttaggatggTTTCACGTTGAAGAAGacagaaacacaaatgtttATGTGACTGGTAAGTAACACCACATTTAGGTCAGAGTAAATAAATCTTATAAGAAAATTGTGTTCGTCTCACTGACTTCTAATATTACATGCTCAGTCTGCCCTTTGCAAGCTGCTTAACCTCGTTTCTGACTGCATAATGTCTGTGTGACCTTTTCAATTGCATATGTAGGAAAGTGATCTAAGTGACATCCTCTatgcttttatcttttaaatgtgGTATTCTGTGAGATGTAGCAGCCAGGTCCGTTAACTGTcttgctttcattcttttttttattgttcttagTAAGAAAAACAATCCCTCCAAACTCACAAGGAATAGGATAAAGAGAACGTATTAGACATTAGGGAGCACATAAATGTCACTGTATGCTAAAttgatttagaaataaaaatgttctcaaaataTTGGAGTGGAATGATGCTGATAAGGTAATAGCAAAAATATTGCTTCCAGAGGCAGTGATTTGTGATTGCGTATGTAACATTTTGTCACGTTTCCAGTCTTTCATTTGAGgaaacagttttttcttctctaatgagatttaaaaataaaaaataataaagctgaGCAAAATGTACCCAACCCTTCTGTTTTAATGTACCTTGCAGGTTTACCGCCAGACATTACAAAAGATGAATTTGTTCAGGTCATGTCAAAAGGTGGTATCATTATGCGAGATCCTCAGACAGAAGAGCACAAAATCAAACTGTACAAAGATAAGGAAGGAAATCTCAAAGGAGACGGCCTCTGCTGCTATCTAAAGGTCAGCGGTGCACTGAAATGCAGTATTCCTTTCTGGTGAAAATACTTGTGGCCACAGTTTCACAATCAGTTTCAGGAGATTCTTGAAGTATCTGAGGTATAACATAGAACATACGTGTCTGTTTTAAGCAGATATATGAGTAGTTCTGGAATCACAGTTCGTGCACCTCATTTGTTTTCCCCTTACCCAGCTTCCTCCTGAAAACGTCCATTAATACCTGAACATGTTTAGAAGTATTTCTGTCTTAGGTGTCAGTGATTATGGTGTGAAGCAGGGAACTTCTTCAAGTTTCACTAGAAAAATTTGCCTCTGTGTGTCCAAGAACACAAATAATGAGATGAAAAGGAATACAGTGTAGCTGTGTATTGACAGCTTTTATCTGAACTGTTTTAAGTTCAGGCCTTGATTTCAGAACTGGTCTTGTTCTCTGTATTAATCTATAAAAGTTTGGGTCGCAGTGGTATTTCCTTTGTGTGTTTCACTTGTGGATCATTTGGAAAGTTGGTGTATGCCAGTGCAATCTGCTTCAACTCTGCAAGAAGTGCCAGGTAGTACTAATCAGCTGCCTTGCAATCTGTGTGCTAGCTTTGTGATTTAGTAGTTAGAGCTGCTCAGTGCACAAGTATAAATACAGTCTCTACTCTGAAGAACTTCtaggaaaactttttaaatGGCTTAACAGCCTAAATGTCTTGGAAAAGTGGTACAACCTATAAAGTCAAGCacctgttttttatttcttgcttttaagTTTATCAGTTTGCTTGAGCATTGAGAGTAGTTCAAATGGCATTTAATTGAAATATAAGCAATTGCTTTTCAGAGCATTAATCTACTAGAACAGCGGTGCAGAAGTATTTGAtttactttgattttaaaactgctGCCATTTGTATGTGTTTCAGTGATGGATTTCAGTTGAAACTTGGAAGAGATCAGGCATTATGGCTTCCAGTGTCAGGGAATTGTTCTTAGCACAACATTCTTAACTATATCTTACTGGATTAATTTTACTTTACtgtgtgatatttttttttaagcttgtgCTCTGTCTGTGTTTTCACACAGAGAGAATCGGTTCAACTTGCTTTGAGACTTCTGGATGAGGCAGAAATCAGAGGCTATAAATTGCATGTTGAAGTTGCAAAGTTTCAACTCAAGGGGGAGTACGATGCaagcaagaagaagaagaaatgtaaagacTACAAGAAGAAGTTGTCTCAACAGCagaagtttgtatttttttttctttctgtaaaatattgctTGAATTCATAGAGCTACTaaagtgttgctttttttcagattaaatgcTAAGAGTTGCACAGAAGTTGAAGTCTTACCTGACAGTGAAATAGTGTAAATAATGCACATTTGGAGGGGAGGAGCTTCTATCTTAATTGTTGACATAATAAGCATCATGATTACTGAATTGAAATAATATATAGGAAGCCAAGTTTCTTTCAGTtatacaagaaaatattataaCTCAGGGGagttaagacttttttttttcccagagtgTAAGAGTGGGTGAGTTCTGTCGGCCTAAGCTTACTTCATAAGGTAATAATCCTATGTACATATACTGTTGATATGGTACTTTACTCACTGCAAATGGCAAGAGATGCTAGCTTTCTTTGCAGCAAATATTAAAAGATCTCTGTAGATTCCCACAGCTTTATGGTATgtggcattttgcatttttttaatggtacATGGTTGCGTTGGTTTTATCTCTTAatgatttttctgcattttggaaGAATGTGAGAGTTAAAAAAGTTTTGAGTGCATAGGACTGTTATTTTAACGTAAGCAGCATTGCACTAAATGCTTTAGATAGTAATGCTGGTGTCCTTTGTCATAGTTAAAGTGAGCAAAGTCTCCTTGACATCTTACCAGTTAAGAATAAAAGTAGCTTGCAACGTGTGTGCCTCAGCTACATTGCCAGCTCTTGTTCTAAGAAGTCTCCAGAGTCAAGAGGGGAGAAGtaggaaaacagcatttgacAGCAATTTGCATGGATGATCAACGTGGgtttttcttcagtcatttaGCTGTTTTGATTCTGTCTTACACAAACTGACTTCAGACAATATTCCTTTTGGGCTGGAGAACATAATTTACTTTCGAAACAACCTTCATTGGAAATCCAAGTTTTCTTCAGCTCATGTAGCTGATACAAGGAGgaatttaaagattttttttttccccttaaatatAAGATTTTGAGATTTAGAATTGCaaatgaatttttccttttttttggtaGTAGGATACAAAATAGGCTTTTCTTCAAGAATTAACATTTCTATCAGAAAGCAAAGTCATTGAAAAGATGCACAAACCTGGCAGTGCAGTTCAGGGTTGTTGTCTCTATATACTGTggaacaaaatacatttcatagcAATCTCTTTGTAAGACCCAAGGAAGTCTTGCATGTTTGTGTAAATACAAGCACTAAAATATTaccaaagggaagaggggattTCCTTTTTTACAAAATAAGTCTTCTGTTAGAAAAGATATTGTCATTTTTACTGGAGACAGATGGTTTATGGATCTGAATTGATATGAGAGAGGAATTTAATTTTAAGGGTTTTTACTGTTTAGGAAAATGCTTtgaattcttttcttaaagTAACTTATATCCCTGTGAGTATTTAAGTACCTCAAAACCTTAACTGCCTTGTAGGAGAAGTGGTAAAATTGGAttcttaattacatttctttaagaaatataatttaacTCTGtcaaaatacatgttttttcGTGATGTATCCTAAGAAATGccaaattaatgattttttttcaacaaatacTTGTAGAAACTGAAGAGAGCCGCAACAATATCTTCTTACTGTTGCTTCATTTCATTAGACAGCTGGATTGGAGGCCTGAGAAGAAAGATGGTGCAGCTCGAATGCGACATGAACGCATCGTTATTATCAGGAATATGTTTCACCCAAAGGACTTTGAGGTACAAAGATGCAGTTTGCTCCCATGGATCACGCTGTTGTAGTTAACACTGAACTTCACGACATAATTTTTCTaagaatatgaggaaaaaatgaaacttagCATTTGGGCAGGATTTTTCTTGTCACAAGCGTCTGCTTAAAATTCATGGAGCTATTTCCAAAAAGCCCAATGCAGAGATGTTGATAAGAACATTTTGCAAATCAGTCTCTTTCACAGAGTGTATCCTGCCAATATTTCTTTCTGGGATAGAAATAAGAGTCCATAGAAATTATGCTAAGAATGAAGAAGCCAGCACAAAATAACCTTATTAATAAGTAGCttatttcatataattttaCTCAACTGAGGGCTATCAACTCACAGTGgctttgaaaatacagcataaCACTTGATTTATAAACATGGGATAGATTGATACGTTAGTTCCACTCGTGATTAAGCAAAAGTTGTTTAAATTAATCCATGTTAAATTAATCATTGCAGGAGGATCCCTTAGTGCTAAATGAGATCAGAGAAGATCTACGGACGGAATGTGAAAAGTTTGGTCAAGTAAAGAAAGTTCTCATATTTGATGTAGGTATTTCTAGATGAGTGCCTTGGCAGAATTGATATAATGTGTAAATGTACAAAGTACATAGGATTATTTCAATATGAGTGAAACATTGTCGTGTTTTCATGGATTTATTTCATGAAAAGTTGACCTCATCTTTCAATATTAGctgtttcagaaattaatttgtaaACACTTCTCTTTACATTGATTAAAGTAGGCAGAGCGTTAACTTCTCATAACTTGGATATGTGCCACAAGTTTGaaagtttataaataaatgcCTTTATTGCTAGACTTGCTggaagatttgttttctgtgttcaaaAATTCTGCTCAATTCTTGctctgtgacaaaaaaaaaattaagatagtCTTAAGTAGTAGAACAAAATGTGTAAACTTGCAACTCGTTTTGAGAAATGAGATGATGCATGTTCAGGATGGAGCTTTATCTTGAGTGATTTTGTAAGGCAAACTAAAAGATGATAGAATAGATGCACTATTTAGAGTGCTGTTAAATCAAGCTTTTCTCTTTACAGCGGCACCCTGACGGCGTAGCTTCTGTGTCATTTAAAGAAGCGACAGAAGCTGATCTGTGCAAACTAACTCTAAATGGAAGGTGGTTCGGTGGCCGTCAGCTCAGTGCTGAAACATGGGATGGTGTAACAGATTATCAGGTAGCCTTTCACAGTTCTATTTCATGAAATTCTTACTCGAAATCTGTTAATTTGAGAAGTGCTTGTTGTCCCCCTTCCCACATCTGTCTTGCTTCTCCACAAAAACAGCTACATCCTTACgtttttttctaaatggaatATTTAAAGGACCAGTTTGAtcttaaaaaatgtgtattagAGATGTAAACACAGAGGATTATTCACTGGATGTAGTGATAATTAGTTCACAGGTCCTACAGAAGACTTGAGGTGTTACTGCAATATAAAGTTCACATAACTTTATCTGTATAAATGTATTCACTTTACAAGCGTGACTTCAGAGTGACGTGTACAAACATGTCTTTGATAGGTGGAGGAGACtgcaagagaaagggaagaaaggctgaaggtgTGGGGATCGTTTTTAGAGGATCCTGATGCTAAGGAGCAGCAAACTACATCTGATTCAGATTCCACAGCAAGTAGCGTTAAAATCCCTGAGAGCAGCCAACCTTCAAAAGTTAATGACACATCCAAGGAGGATGTAAATGATGAAGCCCATAAGAAGGAGAATAATGGTGAGGGCGTTAATGAAGATGGTGCTCCGTCCACAGACAGCAGCCTTGCAGGCAGTGATGCTGAAGCAGATACATAACATTTTCAATGCTTTATGAAAGCATGGTTTCTAGGGTGATGTTTGAGTTTATCCCTTTCTTTCAGGGTTACTGCAGACAAAGTTCATGTGAATATATGCATTATTAGAAATGTCATCAACTGTGTGCTttgaagttttcattaaaagcagtatttaatgAGGTTCTAAAAGTTTGTATTAATTGGCTGTTCAGGTGAAGTAACTCAAGTTGCCAAGAACAACAGCAAACTCATCAGGCTTCTTTTGTTCTATCTGTGCTTGTCAGTGTTTCATTATAAGTGTGAAATATGTTCCAACCCTTAAGTTTATGTAACTATATGTaacttaaaaaatgcaaagctattGCAAGTTTTTGTGGATTTTGCCATTAATTTTCCTTGGAACTTGGTATCTTATCCTTAAAATTATTCTTGTCCTGAGTACTTCTCATCGTTTTATGGAACGGATGCTGTGATAAATACAGGGTGAATGCATCAGATATGCTGCTATACATTATGAAGCAAATAATAGACTAGTATTGATTTGCAAACTTgaagtggaaaacaaacaaaagatttctATTTCAGTGGAGGGCAAACTGAGCGAAGATAGATGGTTAAATCACAGCATTCAGtacattacttttctttttcccttgtttaGATCTTTGATGCTTAGATTTTCTTTAGGGACTGGAATTAAGGAGACTAGAAATGCATGAGCACACACATTCTAGATTATAATGAAGTAAGACTGATTTTAAACTCCCATGGTCTGTATGCAGTAGacatgcttttgtttgttgacttggctttaatttttgttttaatattagCATAAGGGTTTTCTTTTAACTCTATTAAAATGAGTTCTCTTCAAGGTTTTGGTTTAGCCTTAAGTTGCCcttcagagggtggtggggagATCTCCTCTATTTCATAAAAACTAAAGGCTTTTGGCAACTTGAACTACAATTGGTTGTGTAAATGTTAGACTACTTGAACACACGCTGTCAaagaatattattattttctgtagggaaaaaaaaaaagcaaatgtaacGCTAGCTCTATTagtaatatttctgaaaacaaagatttagACCTTCTGTCTTTAGATACCTTAATAAGTGGtaggctttaaaaataactttgggGGAGCCGTTTTGAtcactgtcatttttcattcaaaatccCATTATTTTGATTCCTAAGAATACGAGCATACAGATCCAAGCACTAAATGTGTAAAATGCCGGTGCTAAATTCATAGCACGTTGTTCATATGGATGGCTGCTAGTGCACATTTGTAAGGAGGctctttaatatatatattttttaattcatattgGATTGCGAGAAACCATAGATGCTAATTTTAGGTATATTTCCATCCTGAAGTATTCAGAATACTCTGAAAGTTGGTGTTTTCAAACTTCGTGCTTTGAGATTgccatctgtattttttccagaagtctGTATGGTACCCTAGGGTTTCTGTATGTAACCAGTATGTAGGGGTAGTTAGGGCAGCCAGGCCATCTAACGTTTAACACTTGTCGTAGTGACTAAGTTATATCCTTTCATGACAAAATTCCAGTTATTTGAACAAGTATGATGTTTGAATGGAATTTAAAAATCCGGAATCTCATTGCAAACGGGCGTGAcacatttcctattttaatgAGTTGCAGAGTAGAGGAGAACTCTTAACTCTTGCCGTCTAAGTAAGACCACTTTGTCATATTCACAAATGCGTGAATAGTaggtttaaacaaaaaaaggtttGAACAGTTCAGGGAATCTGAAATACTGCTTGGTTTGCAGCTGCCCATTGGTGGCATATTCAGATTACATCTCTGGGTTGTTTTGGTTCTGCCTGGGATTTTGGTAGTAGCACTGCAGACCTCTGAGGGCTCAAAGCTTTGTCGCAAGAAGAGTGTAATTGAATGTAGTGGGTATTGCTTTCAATGCTCCTTTTATCTTCCAGCTTCTAAACTTCTCTAGTGTTAGATTTATTaggctgttgtgttttgttcactttttctttGAGAGGCTATTCCTACAGCACTCTAGACAGTTAAATCACCTATTTTACAGTGGAATTGCAGTTGATATAGGGAAACTATTGTCAAATGTATAAATATTGTACAGTTCTATGAAGCCTTATCATCTtatcaaatgtaaaaaaaataagggtAGTATTAGTGTTTGGAAAAAgatcttgaaaaataaagcaacattACTTGTGCAGTAACCTTCCTCTCTCCAATTGGTGTACAAATTGGATTGGCTTGTTTCAGGAGTCAGATGTGCTGTTAGCTGCTTCGTGTTTTTCTCTCGACTTCGCACTGAAGTAGAGCACTGACAAAGACTGAGACTGAACGCTTTACTGGCTTTCCTATAAACTAGgattcttaagaaaataaaagctgtttttccatgaaaatagGTTCTGAAGCGACGTTACACTCAAActggtattttcttttgcctgttTCTGTTATTCCCCggtaaaatgtaaaaatatatttttctaaactgTTTGTTGAGTTGTGGAGGCATTTAATAGTTCACAGAGGGTTGAATGCAGCTGTGACTCCCTTTGTAGCATTAAGATTGGGTTGGTTTTGAtactttccttttctaaatgaTGCGGGTTTTTATAAATGAGCGAACATCAAGTTTTATCACATGAATTCAAACTATTATTTTCAAGTACAATTATGAACATTATTGTGTAGAACAGTAACGTTTACCAGCAAATTTTAACAAATCAGAAGTGGAACAAACTGagttgcttttaaatttttgatttttttttttttctgagcatcATCAATAGATTGATAAGGGTTTAAGACACCCAATGCAATTCtcactgcttttgttctttaatgAAACATACTTTCTAATGACCACTAAAACGAGTCTTTCCTGGGAGTGCAGGATTGATTTTGTAATCAGTCTTGCTCATTAGAAGCAACAAAGTCATCATTTTTGCTCAATTTCTAATTTTCCCTGGTTTCCATTTGTGTGTACTGTATATTTCTTCATCCATGGCCTTTTACGGAGAAGTTCATCTTAAGAAAACTTGTCTTCTTCCCTCAGTATCGTGTGAAAGCTATACCTAGCAGCAGGTTGATACGCTTTGTGGGTAGTCATTGCTGCTTTGAACTAAAGGTTTCTCTGCTAATTCACACAGTGTGACAAATGTGGCATGAAGCCACTTAAACCTAACAGCAGGGGAAGAGTACTCATCAATTGCTACTCCTTTGCAATTTGGCATAGGTGATCACTTCCTTAACCATGTAATAGCAAATCGATGGCTTAGCTAGGAGATATATCAGTAGTTTGCTTTGCAGTCAAATGCTATGTAGTGGTTTGCTGTCAAGGTAATTGTACAGAATTATCGGCGTCCGTCAGAGATGACACGCTTCGAGGAGCGTGGCCAGGGTGGACATCTGGGAACAAGAAGCCCAAGCAGAACAGGCGTGTTAAGTTGCAGCAGGTCCTGGAATGTTCATACACAGCTGGAAAGAGTGAGTTAGTTTCATTTTGCATCAAAATGTGTATCTGTTTCTCCTGCtgactttttttattacttttttttttaattgaatttcaGTCCCTCGTACAACTCGTGCTTTGTATAAGGATTGCAATTCACTTAAAATCATGAGTATGTTAAATGCAGTGCATTTTAGCTAAGACATGTCCTAGACATTGCTAAGGTTAATCTGTtcataatttcaaatatttagcTTAATTCACTTAAGAAAACTCAAAAGTATCAGATACTTCACAGAAACCCAGATTTGCCTTAAACTTCCCAGTAAAAATCAATGTCAGTAGCTTGAATTCTGTGTAATTAAACCAAACTTCAACAATAAAACAACCCACGAAACATACCTACAGGTTTTAATTggattttaaaacttaaattttatctgaatttgAGAAAACATGCAGCAGTATAACGATGTAAGTTGTGCACTTGTATTGATTTGGCTTGTGTGTTTTTCAGTGCTCATTATACAGGCCTTGAAGTCTCACTGTCACGATACTCTGAAAGTTCTGTAAAATATTGATGAAGTATAAATTCTTtttgcagcaattttttttttttttcgctcCTTCTGTAATATTAAAGTAAATTGTTAGATTAAACTTTTTGGTAAGCTGACTTGGAGTTTTCCTGTGaggctttttttatttggtaAGTTTAAAGTGATCGTTTTCAGTtatcttttagaaaataaacacttcCAAATCTTATATTTGAATAACTGCTCCACCTGTGGCAGCGTCTGCTAATCCCTTGGTTTGTCTTCGCTTTTGTTTCTTAAGGGGGTTGTGTTTTATACTACCTTTTTAATAAACAAACTCATGAACAAAAAGTCTTTTTTATGAGTTTGGAGAGGATGGCTTTGTCTCTtcccccccactccccccagTAAAAAAGTCCCATGGCATTTGTTGGGCACTGGTTGCAGTTCATGTTGCTGGAGCTGTTAGTGTTTAACCTGGGATAGGTTTTTTGCTCTGTGCCTGTGGGCTTTGGCTCAGTGCATTATGTTTCTCGCATGAAGGCGGAAGGAGCAGGAGGACTCGCTGCGGAAACCATTGGTTATAACTGAGATGGAATGATGGGTGGGAGTGGGAGGTACTGGACTTGTGtgtcttgggtttttttttgtttgtttgttttttttaggaTAACAAGAATTAAACTTTTGATTCTCACAAttgagaattattttgtttaaaaactctGGACATTTTGAATGCTAAACCAAAAAGCATTGGGAAACGTATTGTCTCAATTCTCAAATCCAAGGAACAGGAATGGCAATCCCATTTCTGCCTGATGTTCCTCAGGGTGCTCACCGAGTGGCTTTACACTGATGCCATCTGACAACGGTGTGAGTCCTTTAACTGCAAACCTGAGGGGAAATTCACGATCAACGTCTTGAAAAGCTTTAGCAGAAGAAATCTGGGCTGTAAAACTGAGTTTAGGA
The window above is part of the Numida meleagris isolate 19003 breed g44 Domestic line chromosome 8, NumMel1.0, whole genome shotgun sequence genome. Proteins encoded here:
- the HTATSF1 gene encoding HIV Tat-specific factor 1, which produces MSGEDGNEEFYRQLQLQQQYEAERGGEGEGEADPFTYVDPADGAAYEWDREKKAWFPKITEDFLATYHANYGFNADETDSSSASGTATENKLPLSSKTSETQPSANEKGPKQTDPKQKTEKRKLEPGWFHVEEDRNTNVYVTGLPPDITKDEFVQVMSKGGIIMRDPQTEEHKIKLYKDKEGNLKGDGLCCYLKRESVQLALRLLDEAEIRGYKLHVEVAKFQLKGEYDASKKKKKCKDYKKKLSQQQKQLDWRPEKKDGAARMRHERIVIIRNMFHPKDFEEDPLVLNEIREDLRTECEKFGQVKKVLIFDRHPDGVASVSFKEATEADLCKLTLNGRWFGGRQLSAETWDGVTDYQVEETAREREERLKVWGSFLEDPDAKEQQTTSDSDSTASSVKIPESSQPSKVNDTSKEDVNDEAHKKENNGEGVNEDGAPSTDSSLAGSDAEADT